A region of Chitinophaga horti DNA encodes the following proteins:
- a CDS encoding helix-turn-helix domain-containing protein encodes MDTQIIPCPHLFPDMITNAPVTLMTGPFGRILQQIEDGQEYRLTKHCFGLTIPKLMQVSVSEPTLVLSYTLEGSMVMKHSLLGDLPHYRGTSYLYYLPPGLHEVNVPAGACTTLKLHVSLSLLETACYKRDELQTLLKRVKDGCPEGWVMPMVNTGMKGRTMTRQVTRLQDTGGLRKIAIDNKVREFLLHYMKQKPISPKKQKRREAHVCESHVEKLRHARQRTPEMQQLFGSMASVARVLNMTKTQLKNACKKMGMRFPSLQKRWKIEHACELLLDGQIKIDAVATESGYKEPPQFYEAFEQEIGCTPDTYRKNKLKP; translated from the coding sequence ATGGACACCCAAATTATACCGTGTCCGCACCTGTTTCCCGACATGATTACCAATGCTCCTGTCACCCTTATGACGGGGCCATTTGGCCGGATCTTACAGCAGATAGAGGACGGGCAGGAATATCGTTTAACGAAACATTGTTTCGGACTTACGATACCCAAACTCATGCAAGTATCCGTGTCCGAACCTACCCTGGTATTATCTTATACACTGGAAGGCAGCATGGTTATGAAACACAGCCTGCTCGGCGACCTGCCGCATTATCGGGGCACCAGCTATCTCTACTACCTCCCTCCTGGCCTGCACGAAGTGAACGTTCCTGCAGGGGCCTGCACTACCCTCAAACTTCACGTAAGCCTCTCCCTGTTAGAAACAGCCTGTTACAAGCGCGATGAGCTACAAACATTGTTGAAGCGCGTAAAAGACGGCTGTCCTGAGGGCTGGGTGATGCCCATGGTAAATACCGGCATGAAAGGCAGAACGATGACCCGGCAAGTGACCAGGTTGCAGGACACCGGAGGGCTTCGTAAAATAGCCATAGACAACAAAGTGAGGGAATTTTTGCTCCATTACATGAAGCAAAAACCTATCAGCCCCAAAAAGCAGAAAAGAAGAGAGGCACACGTTTGCGAATCGCATGTGGAGAAATTACGGCACGCCCGGCAAAGAACCCCGGAAATGCAGCAGTTGTTTGGCAGCATGGCCTCCGTGGCACGTGTACTGAACATGACTAAAACACAATTGAAAAACGCCTGTAAAAAAATGGGCATGCGGTTTCCCTCCCTGCAGAAACGCTGGAAAATAGAACATGCCTGCGAGCTGTTGCTCGATGGCCAAATAAAGATCGACGCAGTTGCCACTGAGTCGGGGTACAAGGAACCACCCCAGTTTTACGAAGCTTTCGAGCAAGAAATTGGCTGTACGCCAGACACGTACAGGAAGAACAAACTGAAACCCTAA
- a CDS encoding helix-turn-helix domain-containing protein, giving the protein MEQLKQIVQLKEDGIGIREIARRIGISRNTVRKYLELIAEKTESVHALTDKELADTAYNNDLLAHDEQRLAQLTSHFQYAQNEISKTGVTRALLWQEYIDQHPDGYVYSHYCYHFAQYLKNRDLSMHLQYSPADTIMIDFAGKKPLHRLLHW; this is encoded by the coding sequence ATGGAACAATTAAAACAGATCGTCCAACTAAAGGAAGATGGTATCGGTATCCGTGAGATAGCACGTCGTATCGGCATCAGCCGCAATACGGTTCGTAAATATCTCGAATTGATAGCAGAAAAGACGGAATCGGTTCATGCCTTAACCGACAAGGAATTAGCCGATACTGCCTATAATAATGACTTGCTTGCACATGATGAGCAACGATTAGCGCAGCTGACCTCACATTTTCAGTATGCGCAAAATGAAATAAGCAAAACAGGGGTTACCCGCGCGTTACTTTGGCAGGAATACATAGATCAGCACCCGGACGGCTATGTTTATAGTCATTATTGCTATCACTTCGCTCAATATCTTAAAAACCGGGACTTATCCATGCACCTGCAATACAGTCCGGCAGATACAATCATGATTGACTTTGCGGGCAAAAAGCCATTACATAGACTCCTCCACTGGTGA